From a region of the Dermacentor variabilis isolate Ectoservices unplaced genomic scaffold, ASM5094787v1 scaffold_23, whole genome shotgun sequence genome:
- the LOC142568607 gene encoding uncharacterized protein LOC142568607: MGASNRAMWRDFGFSSHRNSSTVCSIPHPCLDGKQLFFTADPAHVLKNLRGQLLSSSVFTLSDATVKENNLPSSEVKLEHVRAVLDYDAEHELKVAPNLCEVHTSSGHFTKMKVGVAIQFFREAPAAIRFLIRASVIEEEAETTAWFLELIFKWYSLMSSRNPTMALSRRSMAKYYAALGTLHTAVETIRSTKMGSTSLWKPCQAGLLIATTVVIHLQEVLLGNEGYDFFLTSRLLQDCLENLFSVVRLRKPVPSAYDMKCALRLVSVSQFLFTPRTTSYDLDDREYLVDLLSQAKKERTEVEADEINDSEILFIEELSTTECSILHYIGGFILKGILPSVSCQQCKDALLGCASDEHASLTALKEYVSEGDNLIYPSDDVMHMLKIYEEHFVGINSWCTGKLVTMKSPVRSLTAYLGKVCCKQAYRPRLKLCASHDEEIRKTLTDRYARLRLRIFLRHLQKARLNGHASKTCAGVNLT, from the coding sequence ATGGGTGCGTCAAATCGAGCGATGTGGCGAGACTTTGGCTTTTCAAGCCACAGGAACTCCTCAACTGTGTGCTCTATACCACACCCATGTTTGGATGGAAAGCAACTGTTTTTCACGGCTGACCCTGCACACGTTCTCAAAAATCTCAGAGGACAGTTACTAAGTTCATCAGTTTTTACGTTGAGTGACGCCACTGTAAAGGAGAACAACCTGCCATCATCGGAGGTCAAACTCGAGCATGTTCGGGCTGTGCTCGACTATGACGCAGAGCACGAGCTCAAGGTAGCGCCCAACCTATGCGAGGTGCACACTAGCAGTGGCCATTTCACGAAAATGAAAGTTGGTGTTGCCATTCAGTTTTTCCGCGAAGCACCAGCTGCTATTCGGTTTTTAATAAGAGCATCTGTAATTGAAGAAGAAGCGGAAACCACTGCATGGTTTTTGGAGCTCATTTTCAAATGGTATTCTCTAATGTCGTCTCGCAACCCAACAATGGCCTTAAGTCGCAGGAGTATGGCCAAGTATTATGCCGCCCTAGGCACGTTGCACACGGCAGTGGAGACCATTAGAAGTACGAAAATGGGGTCCACATCACTGTGGAAACCATGCCAAGCTGGCCTTCTCATTGCAACAACCGTTGTCATCCACCTCCAAGAAGTGTTGCTGGGAAATGAGGGGTACGATTTTTTTCTTACCAGCAGACTCTTACAGGATTGTCTGGAGAACCTCTTTTCGGTGGTTCGACTAAGAAAACCTGTGCCCAGTGCGTATGATATGAAATGCGCTCTGAGGCTTGTGAGCGTGAGCCAGTTTTTATTTACCCCACGGACGACGAGCTACGATCTCGATGACCGCGAATATCTGGTAGACCTTCTCTCccaggcaaagaaagaaaggacagaagTGGAAGCTGATGAGATAAACGACTCAGAAATTCTGTTCATTGAAGAACTGTCCACAACAGAGTGCAGCATTCTACACTACATAGGAGGCTTCATTTTGAAAGGAATCTTGCCGTCTGTCAGCTGCCAGCAATGCAAGGATGCCCTACTGGGATGTGCTAGTGACGAACATGCCTCTCTGACTGCTCTGAAGGAATATGTGTCAGAAGGTGACAATCTAATTTATCCCAGTGATGATGTGATGCACATGCTCAAAATCTACGAGGAGCACTTTGTAGGGATAAACTCATGGTGCACAGGCAAACTAGTGACAATGAAGTCACCTGTCCGCTCACTTACAGCATACCTTGGAAAGGTCTGCTGCAAGCAAGCATACCGACCGCGCTTGAAGCTGTGCGCAAGCCATGATGAAGAAATACGGAAAACGCTGACCGACAGGTACGCAAGATTGAGACTGCGCATCTTCCTCCGACACCTTCAGAAAGCTCGTCTCAATGGTCACGCAAGCAAGACGTGTGCGGGAGTTAATTTAACCTAA